The Corallococcus soli genome includes a window with the following:
- a CDS encoding SDR family oxidoreductase, whose protein sequence is MADGVFRDGLLKGKTAFISGGSSGINLGIATAFVKAGAKVAINGRNVEKLEGAVKGLQAHGTAMGVAADVRDYASVEKALQQVKDAYGEIDVLVCGAAGNFPAPALGMSSNGFKAVMDIDVLGTFNVSRAAFEHLRKPGASVITISAPQAYLPMAMQAHVCAAKAGVDMLTRVLAIEWGGAGVRVNAITPGPIEGTEGMSRLAPSVDSRQKLAEALPLQRFGTPEDISRLALFLSSDAASFITGAIMVCDGGQSLLGGAALLQAMNS, encoded by the coding sequence ATGGCGGATGGCGTGTTCAGGGACGGGCTGCTCAAGGGCAAGACGGCCTTCATCTCCGGTGGCAGCAGTGGCATCAACCTCGGTATCGCCACCGCGTTCGTGAAGGCGGGCGCGAAGGTGGCCATCAACGGCCGCAACGTGGAGAAGCTGGAGGGCGCGGTGAAGGGCCTCCAGGCCCACGGCACCGCCATGGGCGTCGCCGCGGACGTGCGCGACTACGCGTCCGTGGAGAAGGCGCTCCAGCAGGTGAAGGACGCGTACGGTGAAATCGACGTGCTGGTGTGCGGCGCGGCCGGCAACTTCCCCGCGCCCGCGCTGGGCATGTCCTCCAACGGCTTCAAGGCGGTGATGGACATCGACGTGCTGGGCACGTTCAACGTGTCGCGCGCCGCCTTCGAACACCTGCGCAAGCCGGGCGCGTCCGTCATCACCATCTCCGCGCCCCAGGCCTACCTGCCCATGGCCATGCAGGCCCACGTCTGCGCCGCCAAGGCCGGCGTGGACATGCTCACCCGCGTGCTCGCCATTGAATGGGGCGGGGCGGGCGTGCGCGTCAACGCCATCACCCCCGGCCCCATCGAAGGCACCGAGGGCATGAGCCGGCTGGCGCCGTCCGTGGACTCACGGCAGAAGCTGGCCGAGGCCCTGCCGCTGCAGCGCTTTGGCACCCCGGAGGACATCTCCCGGCTGGCCCTGTTCCTGTCCTCCGACGCGGCCTCCTTCATCACCGGCGCCATCATGGTGTGCGACGGCGGCCAGTCCCTGCTGGGCGGCGCCGCGCTCCTCCAGGCGATGAACAGCTGA